The Nocardia sp. NBC_00508 nucleotide sequence CGTCACGCAGGACTATCGCGACGAGTTCCTGCTGCGGTGGATCGACTATCGCGCATCCAGGAGGCGGTCATGACGCAGGCGGGCAAGGTCGATTTCGGCGACGTGCGGTGGGGATCGGTGGAGTGGACGAACCTCGGCACGCTGTACTTGCGGGCCTGCGAAAGTCGTTCGCCGCAACCGATTCTCGGCGACGAGGTGGCGGCGGAGGCGGTGGACCGGATCGACTACGACTGGGCCAGGATGCGCCGCTACATGCGGCCGGGGCGAACCAGTGGCTGGTGGCGCTGCGGGCCACCCAGCTGGATGACTGGAGCGCGGACTTCCTCGGCCGCCATCCGAACGCCGTCGTGCTGCATCTCGGGTGCGGAATGGACACCCGGGCATTCCGGCTGCATCCGCCGCAGGACGTGCGGTGGTTCGACGTGGACCAGCCGAACGTCATCGAGTTGCGGCGAAAGCTGTACAACGACCGCCACGGTTGCCGAATGGTCGGCTCGTCGGTGACGGATGCGGGCTGGCTGGACGAGACTCCGACCGACCGGCCAGCGTTGATCGTCGCCGAAGGCTTGTTCATGTACCTCCACGAGCCCGAGGTGCGCACGCTGCTTCAGCTCTGACGGATCGATTCGCCGCCGGGGAGCTTCTCTTCGACACGCTGTCGCCGATAGGGCCGCGCCTGTCGAAGATATTCACCAAAGGCATCGTCACATGGGGCATCCGTGACGTCCACGAATTGGAGCGCTGGAATCCGCAGTTGCGCTTTCTCCAGCAGACCTCGGCGCTGGCGGGCCACGAGAGGATCCCATCTACGCCGCCGCGGCTGCTGTATCGGCTGATGTAAGCGACATCGGCCAGGAAATACGACATGGTGAACCGCTTCGCGTTCTGAGCCTGTGGTGTACCTGATCCAGCCTCAGGCGAGGTATCAACCGGAGACCATGCCCACGCGATGTGATGTGCATCACACAGATCTGGCAAACTCCCCGGATAGGCGGCCAAATGGTGGCGCACCTGCGGTTTTCCATAACTAGCTCTATGCACGGTTAACTGATAGTGCATAAACTGTGACCAAGCTGAAATCAAAATAGGATTGCCGGGGAGGCTGGTAGAACCCTATGGACGCTACCCCGCCGACATCGCGGTCGGTCACGTGATGACGAGACGGTAGCCGCGCGTGGCCGGGTCGCTGCCCACAGCAACCCCCGCGACAGGCGGATCCAACCTCCGGCGAGCCAAAGCAGAAGGACAGATTCAAAGATCAATTAACTACAGTCACGAAGGAGCTGCCAATGCGCAATCAGGGCGGAAACGCACTACCTCAGGACTTCAATCGCTGGGCCGAACTGGTCGACCGCGCCGCACACGCGGAGAACGAGGTCGAGCGGGAGGGACCTGCGTCGGCTGCGGCAGAGCTGGAAGAGAAGTGGATCCGCGCGGCCGCCGAAGACTGGAGAACACTGCACGACCAATGGTGCGAAAGAATCGACCGGACGCGCGCATGTGTGAAGTCTGAGCACGCTCTGCTCTGAGACGGATAGCCGAATCACACTGTGCGATGAGCAGGCGGCACCGCGGAGACCAGCCTCCAGCAGTGATCAGGCCACAATGATCGGTAGCAGATACGTTCTCGCGAATTCGGTGAGTTCGGTATCCGATTCGAGTCGCACCCCGCCGACCGGGGCGAGGATCAGTGAGTGGACCACGCGGCAGACCACTTCGGCGCGGGTGAGCAGGTCCGGGATTTCGGGCAGTAGTCCGCGTGCGGTCGCCCGTTCCAACGCTGCGGCGGTAGTCGTGACCGAGAGCGTGAATACCGTTGCGCCGTCGGTGGTGAGCTTGGTGATGACCCGTTCGGGTTCGATCGCCAGCATGCGCTGAGCCAGCGGGTGGTTGCGCCACTTGGTGAGCACCGTGACGAAGATGTCGGCTACCAGATCGCCGATATCGTCGTGCCGCTCGGCGATTCGCGCCACCTCGGTGAGCACCACGCGGACCTCGCGGCTGACCACCGCCTGCACCAAGT carries:
- a CDS encoding TetR/AcrR family transcriptional regulator — protein: MTAASSTPSVSPKDADDSIESRILDAALVQFEKVGVKKTTIEDVARQAGVDRVTVYRRVGSRDDLVQAVVSREVRVVLTEVARIAERHDDIGDLVADIFVTVLTKWRNHPLAQRMLAIEPERVITKLTTDGATVFTLSVTTTAAALERATARGLLPEIPDLLTRAEVVCRVVHSLILAPVGGVRLESDTELTEFARTYLLPIIVA